One window from the genome of Rickettsiella endosymbiont of Xylota segnis encodes:
- a CDS encoding VirB4 family type IV secretion/conjugal transfer ATPase, giving the protein MFAKKIKQKNPLPNRLLRNEANASRHINILGHYNSDTLIEKSGKLIQIIQLAGINGLTQSEADLDAYKNRRNSLLKSFSSEYAVYFWTLRRQTTEYPDGEFKSGFAQQLNEKYREQINRNSLFQNAIYLAIVTKPAAGVINQGFNWISKLSHQPDKEAQQQQLAKTYQALEATTQKVLQVLSDYQPQLLTVYQKGELYFSQPLAFVDQLINYDRQAVPLAAQDASIYLARKRLFFNHRSGTIECRAGDHSKQFAAALSIKAYPAMTYQGLLDSLNSLRMEYTVTQSFRFYDRYLAKTRLRDQQQDMQQTKEESNRQTEQIDEAFEEAASGDAGYGQHHFSLMCYADSQEQLNQHVGEIIALFSDRDIVCIREDVGCECAFWAQCPGNFAYIVRAAEISTKNMAAFASLHNDPLGQKQGNFWGNAVTVLETLSGSPFYFNFHTKDVGNFIIVGATGSGKTVLVGLLIAQSMKFGGKRVIFDKDRGLEILVRALGGVYEILKPGKPTGFNPCQLEDTSENRTFLLCLFKQLLKSQHKPLDEQEIKIIEDTIAGIYRLNSTERQFCHIAPFFGKNSPGSLRARFECWHSHREQAWVFDNVSDCFEQQQYNTDVIGLDLSHLLKDEVCKTPSLMYLLHRFSQQLEGQRGMIFLDEGWLALQDDYFKNIINDLSRTPRKKNNFFGLATQAAQDTSVSSIQAPINEAAACKIFFPNPMADRKTYIDGFGLTEREFELIKTLPDDSHYFLLNYGRGKESVVLRVNLKGLEDEIAIISGRQETVSLLDTIRAEVGDDPKIWLPIFQQRRKREKSIC; this is encoded by the coding sequence ATGTTTGCTAAAAAGATAAAACAAAAAAATCCTCTACCAAACCGCTTACTAAGAAATGAAGCCAATGCTTCACGCCATATTAATATCTTAGGACACTACAATAGCGATACCTTGATCGAAAAAAGTGGCAAGCTCATTCAAATTATTCAACTAGCTGGGATCAATGGACTCACGCAAAGTGAAGCGGACTTAGATGCCTATAAAAATCGTCGCAATAGTTTACTAAAAAGTTTTTCTTCTGAATACGCGGTTTATTTCTGGACCTTGCGTCGTCAAACTACTGAGTATCCAGATGGTGAATTTAAATCAGGGTTTGCTCAGCAGTTGAATGAAAAATATAGAGAGCAAATCAATAGGAATTCACTGTTTCAGAATGCGATTTATTTAGCAATCGTTACTAAACCGGCAGCGGGTGTTATCAATCAAGGTTTTAATTGGATTAGCAAATTAAGCCATCAACCTGATAAAGAGGCACAACAACAGCAATTGGCTAAAACCTATCAAGCGCTTGAAGCAACCACACAAAAAGTATTACAAGTCTTATCTGACTATCAACCGCAACTATTAACTGTTTATCAAAAGGGTGAGCTTTATTTTTCGCAACCATTAGCTTTTGTGGATCAGCTTATTAATTACGATCGACAGGCTGTACCGCTAGCGGCGCAAGATGCGTCGATTTATTTAGCGAGGAAACGTTTATTTTTTAATCATCGTTCAGGAACTATCGAATGCCGTGCAGGCGATCACAGTAAACAATTTGCTGCCGCATTGTCTATCAAGGCGTATCCAGCGATGACGTATCAGGGCCTATTAGATAGTTTAAATTCACTACGCATGGAATACACCGTCACACAATCATTTCGATTTTATGATCGTTATTTGGCTAAAACTCGTTTACGCGATCAACAGCAAGATATGCAGCAAACAAAAGAAGAATCCAATCGTCAAACAGAGCAAATCGATGAAGCCTTTGAAGAAGCTGCAAGTGGTGATGCGGGTTATGGCCAACATCATTTTAGTTTGATGTGTTATGCCGACAGTCAGGAACAGTTAAATCAACACGTAGGTGAAATAATTGCTTTATTTTCCGATCGAGATATCGTGTGCATTCGCGAAGATGTCGGTTGCGAATGTGCTTTCTGGGCGCAATGTCCGGGTAACTTTGCCTATATTGTTCGGGCAGCGGAAATCTCAACAAAAAATATGGCGGCCTTTGCTAGCTTGCACAATGACCCATTAGGTCAAAAGCAAGGTAATTTCTGGGGTAACGCGGTCACTGTTTTAGAAACACTTTCTGGCAGCCCTTTTTATTTTAATTTTCATACTAAAGATGTTGGAAATTTTATAATTGTGGGTGCCACCGGCAGTGGTAAAACCGTATTAGTGGGGCTCCTTATCGCACAAAGTATGAAATTTGGCGGGAAACGCGTCATCTTTGATAAAGATCGCGGCTTAGAAATCTTAGTCAGAGCGTTAGGCGGCGTTTATGAAATTTTAAAACCAGGGAAGCCTACCGGTTTTAATCCTTGCCAACTGGAGGATACATCAGAAAACCGTACTTTCTTACTCTGTCTTTTTAAGCAACTTCTAAAATCTCAACATAAGCCTCTCGATGAACAGGAAATAAAAATCATCGAAGATACTATCGCAGGGATATATCGGCTAAATTCAACAGAAAGACAGTTTTGTCATATAGCGCCATTTTTTGGTAAAAATAGTCCAGGTTCGCTGCGTGCACGATTTGAATGTTGGCACAGTCATCGTGAACAGGCTTGGGTTTTTGATAATGTCAGCGATTGCTTTGAACAACAGCAATACAATACTGATGTTATCGGCCTTGATTTAAGCCATCTTTTAAAAGATGAAGTGTGTAAAACACCTTCGTTAATGTATCTACTGCATCGCTTCAGTCAGCAACTCGAAGGTCAACGCGGCATGATCTTTCTCGATGAAGGTTGGTTAGCGCTACAAGATGACTATTTCAAAAATATTATCAATGATTTATCGCGTACACCCCGCAAGAAAAATAATTTTTTTGGCTTAGCCACTCAAGCGGCACAGGATACATCTGTTTCATCCATTCAAGCACCGATTAACGAAGCAGCTGCGTGTAAGATCTTTTTTCCTAATCCTATGGCCGATCGAAAAACCTATATCGACGGTTTCGGTTTAACAGAGCGAGAATTTGAGTTAATAAAAACCTTACCCGATGACAGTCATTATTTTTTATTGAATTACGGTCGTGGCAAGGAATCGGTTGTGCTAAGAGTTAATCTCAAAGGATTAGAAGATGAAATTGCCATTATTTCTGGACGACAAGAAACCGTAAGTTTATTGGATACTATTCGTGCTGAAGTAGGAGATGATCCAAAGATTTGGCTACCTATTTTTCAGCAACGCAGAAAGAGGGAGAAAAGCATATGCTAA
- a CDS encoding type IV secretion system protein VirB3 — MQDYPLEVDPLALALTRPPLFMGIPIRFFFANLGINILICIDLHTLMGIPLFGLFHLVLFRLATKDLHFFRLWLKFFTQTPPVLNSGFWGGTNSYQPG, encoded by the coding sequence ATGCAAGATTACCCACTCGAAGTCGATCCGCTCGCACTGGCTTTAACACGTCCACCGTTGTTCATGGGAATTCCGATACGTTTTTTCTTTGCGAATCTAGGTATCAATATTTTGATTTGTATTGATCTGCATACGTTAATGGGTATTCCTCTATTTGGACTATTTCATTTAGTTTTATTTCGACTTGCAACGAAAGATCTGCATTTTTTTCGTTTATGGTTGAAATTTTTCACACAAACGCCACCGGTTTTGAACAGTGGTTTTTGGGGTGGAACAAATAGTTATCAGCCGGGGTGA
- a CDS encoding TrbC/VirB2 family protein, with the protein MFYSNKNMQCGSAKKIFQFTDFIVLLFVFSPLCWASGGDTPVNQGLHYAIDAMLGATGLSIATLAVMGVGLLCVGHYVEWKYFFYTLLGISVTFGAPAIALALRSFFS; encoded by the coding sequence ATGTTTTATTCGAATAAAAATATGCAATGTGGAAGCGCTAAAAAAATATTTCAATTCACTGATTTTATCGTTCTTCTTTTTGTATTTTCTCCGCTGTGCTGGGCGAGTGGTGGAGATACTCCAGTTAATCAAGGTCTTCATTATGCGATTGATGCTATGTTGGGTGCAACAGGCTTATCCATCGCTACACTCGCTGTTATGGGGGTGGGATTATTGTGTGTAGGTCATTATGTGGAATGGAAGTACTTTTTTTATACTTTATTAGGTATTTCTGTAACATTTGGTGCGCCTGCTATTGCTTTAGCATTACGTAGTTTTTTTTCGTAA
- a CDS encoding type IV secretory system conjugative DNA transfer family protein, which translates to MSMQNDGFLHRPREAMQCLLIGICFVWQWVVGLLGLILFLILIRGLKYPAWQIFLLGILLALFSVLLIELQAPLTHSFFEIIHLGFISHFVFWKTLFNQGLKAAFIVVYQQSFYYLLGFPLLFAGLLGMIEWIPNSTHEWELRAIQRGKEFSSPSHWKTQFQCWYKHFTQQSKQNIDGTLLGVSTTHQAVIIPDQAVNQMVLVLGTTGGGKTVTLRRFYQRALQQAYPLIIIDGKPTEENIAWIQKRSQHYQCSFYGFNCAEYHHYDPLAHGGYTELKDKLISLKDHWENDYYRSIAEDYLQTTFEVLLALKEDFDLKTIVNCLEYEELALKTRSIANESLKARVQRLQRYDAKDITGLQAHLNLLVHSELGSFFEKTNNTFNLAEIIKSGSVVYFALPALRFPSFAKVLGKLIINDIKAVIDRLDSKQPIFTVFDEFSVFAGEQVLNLVNMGRGKGIHAIFGTQGLADLKRVDINFENQLLNCVNTLICHRLNDHESAETVASWVGTQDGFDITAQISEDASTGMGSVKRNKSFIIHPDEIKQSLQPGEAFYISKVNKFQQEKVKIIFTK; encoded by the coding sequence ATGTCAATGCAAAATGATGGTTTTCTACACCGACCACGTGAAGCTATGCAATGCCTATTGATTGGAATTTGCTTTGTGTGGCAATGGGTTGTGGGGCTCTTAGGCTTAATCCTATTTCTGATTCTTATTCGAGGTTTAAAATATCCTGCTTGGCAGATTTTTTTGCTGGGTATTCTATTAGCTCTTTTTAGTGTTTTATTGATTGAGCTGCAAGCACCGTTAACACACTCTTTTTTTGAAATCATTCATCTTGGTTTTATTAGTCATTTTGTTTTTTGGAAAACTTTGTTTAATCAAGGTTTAAAAGCGGCATTCATAGTTGTTTACCAGCAATCGTTTTATTATTTACTGGGGTTTCCGTTATTGTTTGCTGGTTTATTAGGCATGATCGAATGGATTCCTAATTCAACACATGAATGGGAATTAAGAGCCATTCAACGTGGGAAGGAATTCTCTTCCCCCAGCCATTGGAAAACTCAATTTCAGTGTTGGTATAAGCACTTTACTCAACAAAGCAAACAAAACATAGACGGAACATTATTAGGTGTTTCTACCACTCATCAAGCGGTTATTATTCCCGATCAAGCAGTTAACCAAATGGTATTGGTATTAGGTACGACAGGTGGTGGTAAAACGGTTACGCTACGTCGTTTCTATCAACGTGCGTTACAGCAAGCTTATCCATTGATTATTATTGATGGTAAACCCACGGAAGAAAATATAGCCTGGATTCAAAAAAGGTCCCAGCATTATCAGTGTAGTTTTTATGGATTTAACTGTGCGGAGTATCACCATTATGATCCTTTAGCGCATGGCGGCTATACAGAGCTCAAAGACAAACTCATTAGTTTAAAAGATCACTGGGAGAATGATTATTATCGCTCAATAGCCGAAGATTATTTGCAAACTACCTTTGAAGTGCTGCTAGCACTAAAGGAAGATTTTGATCTAAAAACCATAGTCAATTGTTTAGAATACGAAGAACTAGCCCTCAAAACACGTTCTATTGCTAATGAATCGCTTAAAGCACGCGTACAGCGTTTACAACGCTATGATGCTAAAGATATTACTGGATTACAAGCCCATTTAAATTTGTTAGTACATTCTGAATTAGGATCTTTTTTTGAAAAAACAAACAATACCTTTAATTTAGCAGAGATAATCAAATCAGGTAGTGTGGTTTATTTTGCTTTACCAGCGTTGCGTTTTCCAAGTTTTGCTAAGGTTTTAGGTAAATTAATTATCAATGATATCAAAGCCGTGATTGATCGATTAGATTCAAAACAACCTATTTTTACTGTTTTTGATGAATTCTCCGTATTCGCAGGAGAACAAGTATTGAATTTGGTGAATATGGGTCGTGGCAAAGGTATTCATGCAATTTTTGGCACACAAGGTTTAGCGGATTTGAAACGAGTGGATATTAACTTTGAAAATCAACTATTAAATTGTGTCAACACATTGATCTGTCATCGACTGAATGATCATGAAAGCGCAGAAACTGTTGCGAGTTGGGTAGGGACGCAAGATGGGTTTGATATTACGGCACAGATCAGCGAGGACGCATCAACGGGAATGGGCAGTGTAAAACGTAATAAATCATTTATTATTCATCCAGATGAAATTAAGCAATCATTGCAGCCAGGAGAAGCTTTTTACATCAGTAAAGTAAATAAATTTCAGCAAGAAAAAGTAAAAATTATTTTTACAAAATAA
- a CDS encoding GNAT family N-acetyltransferase, translating to MIILKTKRLILRTWKEQDLDSMSAINQDPLVCEFLPKIGDRVATKNLIQLFNNHYEKYGFTAYAMELRSNGKFIGFVGLLIPSIEAHFTPAVEIAWRLGFQHWGKGYATEAAKAVIDFAFTTLKLEEVVSFTAENNIRSRRVMEKIGMHHNPQDDFDHPKLPKNSPLSRHVLYRLNRRSE from the coding sequence ATGATTATCTTAAAAACAAAGCGTTTAATACTTAGAACTTGGAAAGAACAAGATCTTGATTCCATGTCAGCGATTAATCAAGATCCTTTAGTTTGTGAATTTCTGCCTAAAATTGGAGATCGAGTTGCAACAAAAAACTTAATTCAACTTTTTAATAATCACTATGAAAAGTATGGTTTTACTGCATATGCTATGGAATTAAGATCAAATGGTAAATTTATAGGTTTTGTTGGGTTGTTGATTCCTTCAATTGAGGCGCATTTCACACCTGCTGTTGAAATTGCTTGGCGCTTAGGTTTTCAACACTGGGGGAAGGGTTATGCAACCGAAGCTGCAAAAGCCGTAATCGATTTTGCTTTTACTACATTGAAGTTAGAAGAGGTTGTTTCATTTACAGCAGAAAACAATATAAGATCTCGCAGGGTAATGGAAAAGATCGGCATGCATCATAATCCACAAGACGATTTTGATCACCCAAAGCTACCAAAAAATAGCCCTCTTAGTCGACATGTTTTATATCGATTGAACCGGAGGAGCGAGTGA
- a CDS encoding MFS transporter — MKPSNPKSKMPWLFPIALILYELPLYFATNMILPALPQISHTFAIKANIAKLTVAIWFLGASCLQVILGPLADHLGRRKILIMGGAFFILATLLCAITNSIEIFLLARFIQGCVVSSILVAGYATIHELMNNEQVLKTLAWMGSITVLSPAIGPLVGSFLLTWLHWRGLFFLLAAIACISIFLLFISMPETVIKMTGKRISWIKIIKDYKSVLSNKRFLAYTLPFCILFAAMMLWDTLSPFYLIHWLGLSIILFGCLQAISYAGFIIGTNLIRCFISKLDQVIREGLRMSTVFAILTALCFVLIPKQFKIVIFFLSLFMLSTGLIFYTLHRKAIESSNASTGIKVAVFSSAMNLFGFLGSLLANTIHLSN; from the coding sequence ATGAAACCATCTAATCCTAAAAGCAAAATGCCTTGGCTCTTCCCGATTGCCTTAATTTTATATGAATTGCCATTATACTTTGCTACCAATATGATTTTACCGGCACTACCGCAAATTAGTCACACCTTTGCTATCAAAGCTAATATAGCAAAATTAACGGTAGCTATCTGGTTTTTAGGTGCTTCATGTTTACAGGTTATTTTAGGTCCATTAGCAGATCACTTAGGCCGTAGAAAGATTTTGATAATGGGTGGTGCTTTTTTTATTCTAGCCACCTTGTTATGTGCAATCACGAACTCTATTGAAATTTTTTTATTAGCTCGTTTTATTCAAGGTTGTGTTGTAAGTAGCATTTTAGTAGCCGGCTATGCCACGATTCATGAATTAATGAATAACGAGCAAGTGCTTAAAACTTTAGCTTGGATGGGCAGCATAACCGTCTTATCTCCGGCAATTGGTCCTTTAGTAGGAAGTTTTTTATTAACCTGGCTGCATTGGAGAGGGTTATTTTTTCTTTTAGCCGCCATTGCCTGTATCTCTATTTTTTTATTATTTATAAGCATGCCTGAAACGGTCATTAAAATGACTGGAAAGCGTATTTCCTGGATTAAGATAATAAAAGATTATAAATCGGTATTGAGTAACAAAAGGTTCTTAGCTTATACGTTGCCTTTTTGTATTTTGTTTGCCGCTATGATGCTATGGGATACACTTAGTCCATTTTATCTCATTCACTGGCTAGGCTTAAGTATAATCCTGTTTGGATGCTTACAAGCTATAAGTTATGCTGGTTTTATTATCGGCACCAATCTTATTCGTTGCTTCATTTCTAAGTTAGATCAAGTTATTCGAGAAGGTTTAAGGATGAGTACTGTTTTTGCCATCTTGACTGCATTATGTTTTGTATTAATACCTAAACAATTCAAAATAGTTATTTTCTTTTTATCGTTATTTATGCTGAGCACAGGCCTGATTTTTTATACTTTGCATCGTAAAGCGATAGAATCATCTAATGCTTCTACAGGTATTAAAGTAGCTGTATTTTCTAGTGCCATGAATTTATTCGGATTTTTGGGAAGTCTACTAGCCAATACCATACATTTATCGAATTAA